A window of the Bacteroides thetaiotaomicron VPI-5482 genome harbors these coding sequences:
- a CDS encoding MobC family plasmid mobilization relaxosome protein has protein sequence MKDKKLGGRPKLASYQKRTKCFRVMFTENDYIYIQSKAEQAGLSVNEFCHQAAMDCQVCQRISPEMVSAIRDLSGIANNVNQIAHQMHTYGLEAVKQQCFSIISEVNRIITQVKNNCHDSKD, from the coding sequence ATGAAGGATAAGAAACTTGGTGGTCGCCCTAAGTTGGCGAGTTATCAGAAACGCACGAAATGTTTTCGGGTAATGTTTACCGAGAACGACTACATTTATATCCAATCCAAAGCGGAGCAGGCTGGATTGTCTGTCAATGAATTTTGCCATCAGGCTGCAATGGATTGTCAAGTCTGTCAACGCATCAGTCCTGAAATGGTATCGGCTATTCGTGACCTTTCCGGTATCGCCAATAATGTCAATCAGATTGCCCACCAGATGCACACTTATGGTTTGGAAGCTGTCAAGCAACAATGCTTCTCAATCATATCAGAAGTCAATAGAATCATCACCCAAGTAAAGAACAACTGCCATGATAGCAAAGATTAA
- the recA gene encoding recombinase RecA, giving the protein MAKKDELNFETDNKMASSEKLKALQATMEKIEKNFGKGSIMKMGDDSVEQVEVIPTGSIALNVALGVGGYPRGRIIEIYGPESSGKTTLAIHAIAEAQKAGGIAAFIDAEHAFDRFYAAKLGVDVDNLWISQPDNGEQALEIAEQLIRSSAIDIIVIDSVAALTPKAEIEGDMGDNKVGLQARLMSQALRKLTGTVSKTRTTCIFINQLREKIGVMFGNPETTTGGNALKFYASVRIDIRGSQPIKDGEEVLGKLTKVKVVKNKVAPPFRKAEFDIMFGEGISHSGEIIDLGAELGIIKKSGSWYSYNDTKLGQGRDAAKVCIKDNPELAEELEGLIFEALNKK; this is encoded by the coding sequence ATGGCAAAGAAAGACGAACTTAATTTTGAAACAGATAATAAAATGGCATCAAGCGAAAAACTGAAAGCCTTACAGGCTACCATGGAAAAGATAGAAAAGAACTTCGGTAAAGGTTCTATCATGAAAATGGGTGATGATAGTGTTGAACAAGTGGAAGTGATTCCTACCGGCTCCATTGCTTTAAACGTGGCACTTGGCGTAGGAGGATATCCTAGGGGAAGAATCATCGAAATCTATGGTCCGGAATCTTCCGGTAAAACGACTCTGGCTATTCACGCCATTGCCGAAGCACAAAAAGCCGGTGGTATCGCCGCTTTTATTGATGCCGAACATGCCTTCGACCGTTTTTATGCAGCGAAATTAGGCGTGGATGTAGACAATCTCTGGATTTCTCAACCGGACAACGGAGAGCAGGCCTTGGAAATAGCCGAACAGTTAATCCGTTCTTCCGCTATTGATATTATTGTTATTGACTCCGTAGCAGCATTAACTCCGAAAGCAGAAATTGAAGGCGACATGGGTGACAATAAGGTAGGTTTGCAGGCACGTCTGATGTCACAGGCTTTGCGTAAATTGACCGGTACAGTCAGCAAAACACGTACAACTTGTATCTTTATCAACCAGCTCCGTGAAAAGATTGGCGTCATGTTCGGTAATCCGGAAACAACGACAGGTGGTAACGCATTGAAGTTCTATGCTTCTGTACGTATAGATATCCGTGGCAGCCAGCCAATCAAAGACGGTGAAGAAGTTCTTGGTAAACTGACTAAGGTGAAAGTGGTGAAGAACAAAGTAGCACCTCCTTTCCGCAAAGCAGAATTTGATATCATGTTTGGTGAAGGTATTTCTCACTCCGGAGAAATCATCGATTTGGGCGCAGAACTGGGAATCATCAAAAAGAGCGGTTCATGGTATAGCTACAATGACACTAAACTGGGTCAAGGACGTG
- a CDS encoding site-specific integrase → MKKALPNTKVTVKLRRSNYKEEWYLIIESYPVYKRGSKRASRVVESINRTISTPIWDKSSIARILPDGTFNYKPKRDLNGIIQCRSTIDQEACIYADNVRKLRQHEYDSAILYTDKENEIAAQNERSEQDFIKYFNRIISTRHPNSSDSIIVNWRRVGELLKMYSQGQPIPFKAISVKLLEDIKMFLLRAPMGGNKKGTISQNTASTYFSILKAGLKQAFIDEYLTVDISAKVKGITNIEKPRVALTMNEVQMLVDTPCKDDVLKRAFLFSILTGLRHSDIQTLKWKQIQQTSKGTWQAVVIQQKTKRPDYKPVIQQALQLCGIRPDDDEALVFEGLTDASWISRPLKVWIEASGIKKHITFHCGRHSYASLLLENGVDIYTIKSLMGHTNVKTTQIYTHIVNEQKEKAANTLHIENLDL, encoded by the coding sequence ATGAAGAAAGCATTACCCAATACCAAAGTGACCGTCAAACTCAGAAGGTCGAATTATAAAGAAGAGTGGTATCTGATTATAGAGTCATACCCAGTGTATAAGCGAGGTTCTAAACGGGCAAGCCGTGTGGTGGAATCTATCAACAGAACTATATCCACACCCATTTGGGATAAGTCATCCATAGCACGAATCTTGCCGGATGGAACATTCAACTATAAGCCTAAACGTGATTTGAATGGAATTATCCAATGCCGTTCAACGATAGACCAAGAGGCTTGCATCTATGCCGACAATGTGCGGAAGTTACGGCAGCATGAATACGATAGTGCCATCCTATACACTGATAAGGAAAACGAAATCGCTGCACAGAATGAGCGGAGCGAACAGGATTTTATCAAGTATTTCAATCGTATTATAAGCACACGTCATCCCAATAGTTCCGATTCGATTATAGTCAACTGGAGGCGTGTAGGTGAATTATTGAAAATGTATTCACAAGGGCAACCAATTCCATTCAAGGCGATTTCCGTTAAACTGCTTGAAGATATAAAGATGTTCCTTCTCCGTGCTCCAATGGGAGGGAATAAGAAAGGTACTATCTCACAAAACACGGCATCAACCTATTTTTCCATACTTAAAGCCGGACTGAAACAGGCGTTCATTGATGAATATCTGACCGTTGATATAAGCGCGAAAGTAAAGGGAATAACAAACATAGAGAAGCCTCGTGTTGCGCTTACCATGAATGAAGTGCAAATGTTGGTTGATACTCCTTGCAAGGATGATGTTTTGAAACGTGCGTTCTTGTTCTCTATTCTCACTGGATTGCGGCATAGTGATATTCAAACTTTGAAATGGAAACAAATTCAGCAAACAAGCAAAGGTACATGGCAAGCAGTAGTAATTCAGCAAAAGACAAAAAGGCCCGATTACAAGCCAGTCATTCAACAGGCACTTCAACTATGCGGCATACGTCCAGACGATGATGAAGCACTTGTTTTTGAAGGATTGACTGATGCCTCTTGGATTTCTCGCCCGTTGAAAGTCTGGATAGAAGCATCCGGTATCAAGAAGCACATCACCTTCCATTGTGGGCGGCATAGCTATGCTTCGCTGTTGCTGGAAAATGGCGTTGACATATACACCATCAAGTCTTTGATGGGACATACTAACGTCAAAACCACGCAGATTTATACGCATATCGTAAACGAACAAAAAGAGAAAGCCGCCAATACACTGCATATAGAAAATTTGGATTTATAG
- a CDS encoding DUF3987 domain-containing protein, whose product MSKKIFSAQDWENVPSEIQQAHTPSIAPIYNKVEDDVESVVREIEQCAIDIAPHYKDWVELGFALVDGLGENGREYYHRISRFYPTYQKEETDKQYTHCLHSKGQGITIRSFFHLANQAGISLAPFFKEHLSILPNIQNGKTGKWIKSEEELPTFPECVFEHLPPFLNEVVNNSISVDDRDTILIGAIVCLSVCFHNVCGVYDERIVYPNLYLFVVADAGMGKGALTLCRELVAPINRHLHELSKRLEQEYKEAMNTYIKGKKTDGMAMPTEPPMRMLVIPANSSASSFLKILGDNDGIGLLFESEGDTLSQTLKSDYGNYSDVLRKAFHHELVSLSRRKDREYCEVANPRVSVALAGTPEQVRRLIPDAENGLMSRFCFYIIRFKRGIRNVFATSDISQSKNAMFKLLGDKFCHLHENFVRQGNYSFSLPSDLQEHFIEYLSRVNEECCDEVDNKMQGVVRRMGLIAYRIMMVLTVVRHLDNVIHKSSSDETVQLVCHEFDYSVAMSICDTLLYHAVFIYLNLSGNQSKRFNTVSQETGVYARRNTLYNMLPDTFTKKDYDAAVLTLGENGSTANKWIEAFIKDGKLSRIEQGKYRKIF is encoded by the coding sequence ATGTCGAAGAAAATATTTTCCGCCCAAGATTGGGAGAATGTCCCTTCTGAAATACAACAGGCACATACACCAAGTATTGCCCCTATATATAATAAGGTGGAGGATGATGTGGAAAGTGTTGTTCGGGAGATAGAACAGTGTGCCATTGATATAGCCCCTCATTATAAAGATTGGGTGGAGTTGGGCTTTGCGCTTGTGGATGGATTGGGAGAGAACGGGCGGGAGTATTACCACCGCATCAGCAGGTTTTACCCTACCTATCAAAAGGAAGAAACGGATAAACAATACACGCATTGTCTGCACTCCAAAGGGCAAGGCATTACTATCCGTTCTTTCTTCCATTTGGCAAATCAAGCTGGAATCTCATTGGCTCCGTTCTTCAAAGAGCATTTATCCATTTTGCCAAATATCCAAAATGGTAAAACGGGTAAATGGATAAAATCAGAAGAAGAACTTCCTACATTTCCTGAATGTGTGTTTGAGCATCTTCCTCCTTTTCTAAATGAGGTTGTCAATAATTCCATTTCGGTAGATGACCGTGATACGATATTAATCGGGGCTATTGTGTGTTTGTCGGTATGCTTTCATAATGTTTGTGGCGTGTACGATGAACGCATTGTTTATCCCAACCTCTATCTGTTTGTTGTAGCGGATGCCGGTATGGGAAAAGGAGCATTGACTCTATGCCGTGAATTGGTAGCCCCCATCAACCGCCATTTGCATGAACTTTCCAAACGATTGGAACAGGAATATAAAGAAGCAATGAACACATATATTAAAGGTAAGAAAACCGATGGAATGGCTATGCCAACTGAACCGCCCATGCGTATGCTCGTGATTCCAGCCAATAGTAGCGCAAGCTCTTTCTTGAAGATATTAGGAGATAATGACGGAATCGGGCTGCTGTTTGAATCGGAGGGCGACACGTTAAGTCAGACTTTGAAATCGGACTACGGCAATTACTCCGATGTGTTGCGAAAGGCATTCCATCATGAATTGGTAAGTTTGAGTAGGCGTAAGGATAGAGAGTATTGTGAAGTAGCCAATCCGAGAGTATCGGTAGCTTTGGCTGGAACTCCAGAACAGGTAAGAAGATTGATACCTGATGCAGAGAACGGATTGATGAGTCGCTTTTGTTTCTATATTATCCGCTTCAAACGAGGTATAAGAAATGTGTTTGCCACAAGCGACATTTCCCAATCCAAGAATGCCATGTTCAAACTGTTGGGAGATAAATTCTGCCATTTACATGAGAATTTTGTACGGCAGGGTAATTATTCCTTTTCTCTTCCCTCTGATTTACAGGAACACTTTATTGAATATCTCAGTCGGGTGAATGAGGAATGTTGTGACGAAGTGGATAACAAGATGCAAGGAGTAGTCAGACGGATGGGACTGATTGCTTATCGTATAATGATGGTGTTGACCGTTGTCCGACATTTGGATAATGTGATTCACAAATCTTCTTCTGACGAGACTGTACAATTGGTTTGCCATGAGTTTGACTATTCCGTAGCCATGAGTATTTGCGACACCCTGCTTTATCATGCCGTATTCATTTATCTGAATTTGTCAGGAAATCAGTCTAAACGATTCAATACCGTTTCGCAAGAGACAGGCGTTTATGCACGAAGGAACACCCTTTATAATATGTTGCCTGACACTTTCACAAAGAAAGATTATGATGCGGCGGTTTTAACTTTGGGCGAGAATGGAAGTACGGCAAACAAGTGGATAGAAGCCTTTATCAAAGATGGCAAACTAAGCCGAATAGAACAAGGGAAATATAGGAAGATTTTTTGA
- a CDS encoding META domain-containing protein: MKKVFVSICIASTVLAMFSCRSVEKAVPLASINGEWNIIEVNGSKVTPGESRTLPFITFDTATGRVSGNSGCNRMMGSFDVNAKPGSMELKGMASTRMMCPDMTTERNVLGALAQVKGYKKAGKDKMFLCNESNRPVVVLEKKEADVKLSVLNGEWKIKEVNGEAITSGMEKQPFIAFDVKKKTLHGNAGCNLINGGFETSTTNAKSISFPGVASTMMACPDMEVEGKILKAMNEVKSFDKLSGGGIGLYDANNALVIVLEK; encoded by the coding sequence ATGAAGAAAGTATTCGTTTCAATTTGCATTGCCAGCACAGTACTTGCAATGTTTTCATGCCGTTCGGTTGAGAAGGCAGTCCCATTGGCTTCAATCAATGGTGAGTGGAATATTATAGAAGTTAACGGCTCGAAAGTAACTCCGGGCGAAAGCAGAACCCTTCCCTTTATTACTTTTGATACAGCGACCGGAAGAGTATCCGGTAACAGCGGATGTAACCGTATGATGGGTAGCTTTGACGTGAATGCCAAGCCAGGCAGCATGGAGCTTAAGGGAATGGCTAGCACCAGAATGATGTGTCCGGACATGACTACCGAGAGAAATGTGTTAGGTGCGCTTGCACAGGTGAAAGGTTATAAGAAAGCCGGTAAGGATAAAATGTTTCTTTGCAATGAGTCCAATCGTCCGGTTGTAGTTCTTGAAAAAAAGGAGGCTGACGTGAAACTATCAGTATTGAACGGAGAATGGAAAATAAAGGAAGTGAATGGTGAAGCAATTACTTCGGGAATGGAAAAGCAACCTTTCATTGCTTTTGATGTGAAAAAGAAAACACTTCATGGCAATGCCGGATGTAACTTGATTAATGGTGGTTTTGAAACTAGCACTACTAATGCTAAATCAATCTCTTTCCCTGGGGTGGCTAGCACAATGATGGCTTGCCCTGATATGGAAGTGGAAGGTAAGATTCTGAAAGCAATGAATGAAGTGAAGTCGTTCGATAAACTTTCCGGTGGTGGAATCGGTTTGTATGACGCAAATAATGCGTTGGTGATTGTACTTGAAAAGTAA
- a CDS encoding helix-turn-helix domain-containing protein: MPRGNYTIQRSCEECGKIFTPPTLVSKYCCPACSKRAYKKRQIAKEKEAIRQALIRRIPSSKGYLTVKEAMLIYGISKDVLYRMIRQGLIPSYNFGQRLIRLSRQYMDEHFKTKAGSRKRKKEALSFEPKDCYTIGEIAKKFHINDSSVFKHIRRHSIPTRQIGNYVYVPKSEIDKLYKSL, from the coding sequence ATGCCAAGAGGAAATTACACTATTCAAAGAAGTTGCGAGGAGTGCGGTAAAATCTTTACTCCTCCGACATTAGTGTCGAAGTATTGTTGCCCTGCTTGTTCCAAGAGGGCGTATAAGAAAAGACAAATCGCAAAAGAGAAAGAAGCGATACGCCAAGCACTGATTAGACGAATACCATCCAGTAAGGGGTATCTAACCGTAAAGGAAGCTATGCTGATTTACGGAATTAGTAAAGACGTTCTTTATCGTATGATACGGCAAGGCTTGATACCGTCATACAATTTTGGTCAGCGTCTGATACGCCTTAGTCGGCAGTATATGGATGAACACTTCAAAACAAAGGCAGGGAGTAGAAAGAGAAAAAAGGAGGCATTGTCCTTTGAACCCAAAGATTGTTACACCATCGGAGAGATCGCAAAGAAGTTCCATATCAATGACAGCAGTGTGTTTAAGCACATACGCCGTCATTCTATTCCTACACGCCAAATCGGTAACTATGTTTATGTTCCCAAATCTGAAATTGATAAATTGTATAAGTCGTTATGA
- a CDS encoding saccharopine dehydrogenase family protein gives MGRVLIIGAGGVGTVVAHKVAQNADVFTDIMIASRTKEKCDNIVKAIGNPNIKTAKVDADNVDELVALFNDFKPEMVINVALPYQDLTIMEACLKAGVNYLDTANYEPKDEAHFEYSWQWAYHDRFKEAGLTAILGCGFDPGVSGIYTAYAAKHYFDEIQYLDIVDCNAGNHHKAFATNFNPEINIREITQNGRYYENGQWVTTGPLEIHKDLTYPNIGPRDSYLLYHEELESLVKHFPTIKRARFWMTFGQEYLTHLRVIQNIGMARIDEVDYNGTKIVPLQFLKAVLPNPQDLGENYEGETSIGCRIRGIKDGKERTYYVYNNCSHQEAYKETGMQGVSYTTGVPAMIGAMMFFKGEWQRPGVNNVEEFNPDPFMEQLNKQGLPWHEVFDKDLEL, from the coding sequence ATGGGTAGAGTTCTTATTATCGGTGCAGGCGGTGTTGGTACTGTCGTAGCACACAAAGTGGCACAAAATGCCGATGTATTCACAGACATCATGATTGCCAGCCGTACAAAGGAGAAATGCGATAATATCGTCAAAGCTATAGGCAATCCCAATATAAAAACCGCCAAAGTGGATGCGGATAATGTAGATGAACTGGTAGCTTTATTCAATGACTTTAAGCCGGAAATGGTAATCAACGTTGCTCTTCCTTATCAGGATCTTACCATTATGGAAGCCTGTCTGAAGGCGGGTGTCAACTACCTGGATACAGCCAACTATGAGCCGAAAGATGAAGCTCATTTTGAATACAGCTGGCAATGGGCTTACCACGACCGTTTCAAGGAAGCAGGTCTGACTGCCATTCTTGGTTGCGGTTTTGATCCGGGAGTCAGTGGAATCTACACAGCCTATGCAGCCAAACATTATTTCGACGAAATCCAATATCTGGATATCGTAGACTGTAATGCAGGAAATCATCATAAAGCATTTGCCACCAACTTTAATCCGGAAATCAATATCCGCGAAATTACTCAGAACGGACGTTATTACGAGAATGGTCAATGGGTGACAACCGGTCCGCTGGAAATCCACAAAGATCTGACTTATCCTAATATTGGTCCACGTGATTCCTATCTTCTTTATCATGAAGAACTAGAATCGTTGGTCAAGCATTTCCCGACTATCAAGCGTGCCCGTTTCTGGATGACTTTCGGACAAGAATATCTGACTCACTTACGCGTGATTCAGAATATCGGCATGGCCCGTATCGATGAAGTTGATTATAACGGAACTAAAATCGTACCATTACAATTCTTGAAAGCAGTATTGCCTAACCCACAGGATTTAGGTGAGAACTATGAAGGTGAAACCTCTATCGGTTGCCGTATCCGTGGCATCAAAGACGGAAAAGAACGTACTTACTATGTCTACAACAACTGCAGCCATCAGGAAGCTTACAAGGAAACAGGTATGCAGGGAGTCAGCTACACCACCGGTGTTCCGGCTATGATCGGTGCCATGATGTTCTTCAAAGGCGAATGGCAACGTCCGGGTGTAAACAATGTAGAAGAATTTAATCCGGATCCGTTCATGGAACAGCTCAATAAGCAGGGACTGCCTTGGCATGAAGTGTTTGATAAAGACCTAGAACTATAA
- a CDS encoding BT4734/BF3469 family protein → MMETTDYCFSFFRKPIQNIEPMRAIGIVDVYRYVIGHYAQPQTENLRQMQSSPEAKRYKATHFDYCTFSGLFRKRNEKELIMHSGLMCLDFDHVDNIGRLKQQLLNHEYFDTELLFVSPSGNGLKWIIPVDLKGWEHSRYFKAVTNCIKATGLPLVDMSGSDVARSCFLPYDPQAYINPKYKDDVEENIFRPRLGECPF, encoded by the coding sequence ATGATGGAAACGACCGACTATTGCTTTTCATTCTTTCGCAAGCCCATTCAAAACATCGAACCGATGAGGGCTATAGGTATTGTGGATGTGTATCGTTATGTCATCGGACATTATGCCCAACCACAAACCGAGAACCTGCGGCAGATGCAGTCCTCTCCCGAAGCCAAAAGGTACAAAGCCACCCATTTTGACTATTGTACTTTTTCGGGATTATTCCGAAAACGGAATGAAAAGGAACTGATTATGCACTCAGGATTGATGTGTTTGGATTTCGATCATGTGGATAACATAGGGAGGTTAAAGCAACAATTACTTAACCATGAGTATTTTGATACAGAACTGTTATTTGTCAGTCCATCCGGTAATGGATTGAAGTGGATAATACCTGTTGATTTGAAAGGCTGGGAACATTCCCGGTACTTCAAGGCTGTTACCAACTGTATCAAAGCGACAGGTTTGCCATTGGTGGATATGTCCGGCAGTGATGTGGCTCGTTCATGCTTCTTACCCTACGACCCACAAGCATATATTAACCCTAAATACAAAGATGATGTCGAAGAAAATATTTTCCGCCCAAGATTGGGAGAATGTCCCTTCTGA
- the bcp gene encoding thioredoxin-dependent thiol peroxidase produces the protein MKNIGDKAPEVLGINEKGEEIRLSAYKGKKIVLYFYPKDSTSGCTAQACSLRDNYSELRKAGYEVIGVSVDSEKSHQKFIDKNNLPFTLIADTDKKLVEEFGVWGEKKLYGRAYMGTFRTTFLINEEGIIERIITPKEVKTKEHASQILNQ, from the coding sequence ATGAAGAATATAGGAGATAAAGCACCGGAAGTATTAGGCATCAATGAAAAAGGTGAAGAGATCCGACTGAGTGCTTATAAAGGAAAAAAGATAGTACTGTATTTCTATCCGAAAGACAGTACATCGGGGTGCACGGCACAGGCATGCAGTCTGCGTGACAACTATTCCGAACTGCGCAAAGCCGGTTACGAAGTAATCGGTGTCAGCGTAGACAGCGAGAAGTCGCACCAAAAATTCATCGATAAGAATAATCTTCCTTTTACACTGATAGCCGATACGGACAAAAAGTTGGTAGAAGAATTTGGTGTATGGGGAGAGAAAAAGTTGTATGGACGTGCCTATATGGGAACCTTCCGCACTACTTTCCTGATCAATGAAGAAGGAATCATAGAACGGATTATCACTCCCAAAGAAGTGAAAACCAAAGAGCATGCCTCACAGATTTTAAATCAATAA
- the dnaK gene encoding molecular chaperone DnaK, whose product MGKIIGIDLGTTNSCVAVFEGNEPVVIANSEGKRTTPSVVAFVDGGERKVGDPAKRQAITNPTRTIFSIKRFMGENWDQVQKEVTRVPYKVVKGDNNTPRVDIDGRLYTPQEISAMILQKMKKTAEDYLGQEVTEAVITVPAYFSDSQRQATKEAGQIAGLEVKRIVNEPTAAALAYGLDKAHKDMKIAVFDLGGGTFDISILEFGGGVFEVLSTNGDTHLGGDDFDQVIINWLVQEFKNDEGADLTQDPMALQRLKEAAEKAKIELSSSTSTEINLPYIMPVNGVPKHLVKTLTRAKFESLAHGLIQACLEPCKKAMSDAGLSNSDIDEVILVGGSSRIPAVQKLVEDFFGKTPSKGVNPDEVVAVGAAVQGAVLTDEIKGVVLLDVTPLSMGIETLGGVMTKLIDANTTIPARKSETFSTAADNQSEVTIHVLQGERPMAAQNKSIGQFNLSGIAPARRGVPQIEVTFDIDANGILKVSAKDKATGKEQAIRIEASSGLSKEEIEKMKAEAEANAEADKKEREKIDKLNQADSVIFQTENQLKELGDKLPADKKAPIEAALQKLKDAHKSQDLAAIDTAMAEINTVFQTASAEMYAQGGAQGGAQAGPDMDAGQNAGQDNSKHGDNVQDADFEEVK is encoded by the coding sequence ATGGGAAAAATTATTGGTATTGACTTAGGAACAACAAACTCTTGTGTTGCCGTATTTGAGGGCAACGAACCTGTAGTAATTGCAAACAGTGAAGGTAAGCGTACAACTCCTTCTGTGGTTGCATTTGTAGATGGCGGCGAACGTAAAGTAGGTGATCCTGCTAAACGTCAGGCTATTACTAACCCGACACGTACGATCTTCTCTATCAAACGTTTTATGGGTGAAAACTGGGATCAGGTGCAGAAAGAGGTTACACGTGTTCCTTATAAAGTAGTGAAAGGTGACAACAACACTCCGCGTGTAGATATTGACGGTCGTCTGTACACTCCGCAAGAAATATCTGCAATGATTCTTCAGAAGATGAAGAAGACTGCTGAAGATTATCTGGGACAAGAAGTTACAGAAGCTGTTATCACCGTTCCTGCATATTTCTCCGACTCTCAACGTCAGGCTACTAAAGAAGCCGGACAGATTGCAGGTCTGGAAGTAAAACGTATTGTTAACGAACCGACAGCTGCAGCTCTTGCATACGGTCTGGACAAGGCTCACAAAGATATGAAGATTGCTGTATTCGACCTTGGTGGTGGTACTTTTGATATCTCTATCCTCGAATTCGGTGGTGGTGTATTCGAAGTTCTTTCTACTAACGGTGATACTCACTTGGGTGGTGATGACTTCGACCAGGTAATCATCAACTGGCTGGTACAGGAATTCAAAAACGACGAAGGTGCTGATTTGACTCAGGATCCAATGGCTTTGCAACGTCTGAAAGAAGCTGCTGAAAAGGCTAAGATTGAACTTTCTTCTTCAACAAGCACAGAAATCAACTTGCCGTACATTATGCCGGTAAACGGTGTGCCCAAGCACTTGGTGAAGACTTTGACTCGTGCAAAATTCGAATCATTGGCTCACGGATTGATTCAGGCTTGTCTGGAACCATGTAAGAAAGCAATGAGCGACGCTGGTTTGAGCAACTCCGATATTGATGAAGTAATCCTTGTAGGTGGTTCTTCCCGTATCCCTGCCGTACAGAAATTGGTAGAAGATTTCTTCGGAAAGACTCCTTCTAAAGGCGTGAACCCGGATGAAGTAGTAGCTGTTGGTGCTGCTGTACAGGGTGCTGTTTTGACAGACGAAATCAAAGGTGTGGTATTGTTGGATGTTACTCCGTTGTCAATGGGTATTGAAACACTGGGTGGTGTGATGACGAAATTGATTGATGCTAATACAACAATTCCGGCTCGTAAGAGTGAGACCTTCTCTACTGCTGCCGATAATCAGAGTGAAGTGACTATTCATGTATTGCAGGGAGAACGTCCGATGGCTGCTCAGAATAAGTCAATTGGTCAGTTCAACTTGTCAGGTATCGCTCCGGCTCGTCGTGGTGTGCCTCAGATTGAGGTTACATTCGATATCGATGCAAACGGTATCTTGAAGGTATCTGCTAAGGATAAGGCTACAGGTAAAGAACAGGCAATCCGTATCGAAGCTTCCAGCGGTTTGAGCAAGGAAGAAATCGAAAAGATGAAGGCTGAAGCTGAAGCTAATGCAGAAGCAGACAAGAAAGAACGTGAAAAGATCGATAAACTGAATCAGGCTGACAGCGTGATTTTCCAGACAGAAAATCAGTTGAAGGAATTGGGTGATAAGTTGCCTGCTGATAAGAAAGCTCCGATTGAAGCTGCTTTGCAGAAACTGAAAGATGCTCATAAGTCTCAGGATTTAGCTGCTATTGATACAGCTATGGCAGAAATCAATACTGTTTTCCAAACTGCAAGTGCTGAAATGTACGCTCAAGGCGGAGCTCAGGGTGGTGCACAGGCTGGTCCTGATATGGATGCAGGTCAGAATGCTGGTCAGGATAATAGCAAGCATGGTGACAATGTTCAGGATGCAGATTTTGAGGAAGTGAAATGA
- a CDS encoding methylation-associated defense system helix-turn-helix domain-containing protein MAD1, with amino-acid sequence MAYKVNSLEEMPNALSYLIESVEVLQSKVNALQHKQASNSPKWMDIDELCAYLPSHPAKQTVYGWVSTKQIPVHKINKALAFLQSEIDDWLKNKSHKTQDDLMEEARRFVESKKIIR; translated from the coding sequence ATGGCCTATAAAGTAAATTCATTGGAGGAAATGCCGAATGCGTTGTCCTACCTGATTGAGTCCGTAGAAGTACTGCAATCTAAAGTGAATGCCTTGCAGCATAAACAGGCAAGTAACTCACCCAAGTGGATGGATATAGATGAGCTTTGTGCTTATCTGCCATCACATCCTGCCAAACAAACGGTTTATGGATGGGTGTCAACCAAACAGATTCCCGTACATAAAATAAACAAGGCTTTGGCTTTCCTGCAATCAGAGATTGACGATTGGCTGAAGAACAAATCGCACAAGACCCAAGATGACTTAATGGAAGAAGCCAGACGATTTGTCGAATCTAAAAAGATTATCAGATGA